In one window of Brassica rapa cultivar Chiifu-401-42 chromosome A07, CAAS_Brap_v3.01, whole genome shotgun sequence DNA:
- the LOC117126437 gene encoding pumilio homolog 15-like — protein sequence MLQQCIGKSPREIRDPLISGILTNSLSLCINRYGNYAVQYVLEMENCQVAASLSQYLDGHYVQLSCDKFGSHVVQKCLETRQFNSRRIINELISDIDSILVDRFGNYVIQTAWVVSQDDMRNKLLYHINKNYPLMRYNMYGRKILEKLSL from the exons ATGCTTCAACAATGCATTGGAAAATCCCCTCGAGAAATAAGAGATCCTTTGATTAGTGGCATACTCACTAACTCTCTGAGCCTATGCATAAACCGCTACGG aaACTATGCGGTTCAGTATGTGTTGGAAATGGAAAATTGTCAAGTGGCAGCGTCTCTATCGCAATATCTAGATGGGCATTACGTGCAACTCTCTTGTGACAAATTTGGGAGTCATGTTGTGCAAAAGTGTTTGGAAACTAGACAATTTAACTCAAGGAGGATCATAAACGAGCTGATAAGTGACATTGATTCAATTCTTGTAGATCGTTTCGGAAACTATGTGATTCAAACTGCATGGGTGGTATCTCAG GATGATATGCGGAATAAATTGTTGTATCATATCAACAAGAATTATCCTTTAATGAGGTACAACATGTACGGAAGGAAAATACTCGAGAAACTCAGTCTCTGA